In Pecten maximus chromosome 10, xPecMax1.1, whole genome shotgun sequence, one genomic interval encodes:
- the LOC117335373 gene encoding tigger transposable element-derived protein 4-like — translation MDQGLIYNLKYRYRTRLIKRYLDNLEKKRETEVNVLIAIHTVYSAWQELTKDCIHNCFFESWIPSVGPHTDVDIGDTSDDEDDLPLSCFLQWNSVPKDRDMSLHEYVAIDDSVTTSHGLDDDEIIACVANKNGTGDSSDDDSIDCIEPVKTETAVQCVETLRRYICQTENTPQELFSNLSAFEAYFEKVSVKKQFKITDWFEKM, via the exons ATGGACCAGGGATTGATCTACAACCTAAAGTATCG GTATCGCACACGACTGATTAAACGTTACCTTGACAATTTAGAAAAGAAACGCGAGACAGAGGTCAATGTGTTGATTGCTATTCACACAGTGTACAGTGCCTGGCAGGAACTTACAAAGGATTGTATCCACAACTGTTTTTTTGAAAGCTGGATTCCCTCCGTCGGGCCCCATACCGATGTAGACATCGGGGACACCTCGGACGACGAGGATGATTTACCACTATCCTGCTTTCTTCAATGGAACAGTGTTCCGAAAGACCGTGACATGAGTCTCCATGAGTATGTCGCCATAGACGACAGTGTTACAACCTCCCACGGACTTGATGACGACGAAATTATTGCATGTGTCGCTAACAAAAATGGCACAGGTGACAGTTCGGATGACGATTCAATTGACTGTATCGAACCAGTAAAAACCGAAACGGCCGTCCAATGTGTTGAAACGTTACGCAGATATATTTGTCAGACAGAAAACACTCCGCAAGAACTATTCAGCAACTTATCAGCATTCGAAGCATACTTTGAAAAAGTCTCAGTcaaaaaacaattcaaaattacAGATTGGTTTGAAAAGATGTAA